A genomic region of Mycolicibacterium poriferae contains the following coding sequences:
- a CDS encoding LCP family protein, with product MSDGDHATPGRPPSGDDRAGSTPDGHWTTARGSSTPDDTPPNRRNDPAASPEKSAPLTVAELIAKITGETASTNPPLQPRTRHRAAAEPDPEPHLDSEAQPDPEAQPDPEPEPEPYPLQDDLDTMVLPVAAAPYVDLPDLTELRDPTPATASSKPSPAAPARRRHPRAALVGRVAAALIAVLALALTGGAWQWQSSKNNSLNRVSALDPESRDIVDPNAQFGDENFLIVGTDTRIGANADMGAGSIDDAAGARSDTVMLVNIPANRERVVAVSFPRDLEIEPMLCEPWDPQTREYGPIMDEESPMYGMDEVYTEYKLNSAFAVGGPKCLVKVIQKLSGLHVNRFMAVDFAGFSKMVDALGGIEVCTTEPLEDGVLGTVLANPGRQVVDGHTALNYVRARHVTTEVNGDYGRIKRQQLFLSSLLRSLISSDTFFSLSKLNNVVNMFINDSYVDNMDTKDLVELGQSIQGVSAGRITFVTVPTVGYADEWGNEVPRTDDMRALFSAIINDDPLPEEHNADNTPVDGPDYLANSTNGDPATEHGETVDAITTDPSAVTVQVSNSTSESGLANSAADELQSHGFNITTPDDYPGPLTRTTVFYSPGNEKAAATVASSFAEPTIERVTGMGDVVQVVLGSDFNAVDAPAPSGSSVQLQIIHGDDDTPVSLPEDLTVTNAADTSCE from the coding sequence ATGAGTGACGGTGATCACGCCACTCCCGGCCGTCCGCCCTCCGGAGACGACCGGGCCGGCAGCACACCCGACGGTCACTGGACTACCGCACGCGGGTCGTCGACGCCAGACGACACGCCGCCGAACCGCCGAAACGATCCCGCCGCCAGCCCGGAGAAGTCCGCGCCGCTGACCGTCGCCGAGCTGATCGCCAAGATCACCGGAGAGACAGCGTCCACCAATCCTCCGTTACAGCCCCGCACACGTCACCGCGCCGCCGCCGAGCCCGATCCAGAACCCCATCTCGATTCAGAAGCCCAGCCGGATCCAGAAGCCCAGCCGGATCCAGAACCCGAGCCCGAGCCCTACCCGCTGCAGGACGACCTCGACACCATGGTGCTGCCAGTCGCGGCAGCACCGTATGTCGACCTGCCCGACCTCACCGAACTACGGGACCCGACCCCTGCGACCGCCTCGTCCAAGCCGTCCCCCGCCGCGCCTGCACGGCGTCGTCACCCCCGCGCCGCGTTGGTCGGGCGGGTGGCCGCGGCCCTGATCGCCGTACTCGCGCTGGCCCTGACCGGCGGCGCGTGGCAGTGGCAGTCCTCGAAGAACAACTCACTGAACCGGGTGTCGGCGCTGGACCCCGAATCCCGCGACATCGTCGACCCCAATGCCCAGTTCGGCGACGAGAACTTCCTGATCGTCGGCACCGATACCCGAATCGGCGCGAACGCCGACATGGGCGCGGGGTCCATCGACGACGCCGCCGGCGCCCGGTCGGACACGGTCATGCTGGTGAACATCCCGGCAAACCGCGAACGAGTGGTCGCCGTGTCGTTCCCCCGCGACCTCGAGATCGAGCCGATGCTGTGTGAGCCCTGGGACCCGCAGACCCGGGAATACGGCCCGATCATGGACGAAGAGTCGCCCATGTACGGCATGGACGAGGTCTACACCGAGTACAAGCTGAATTCAGCGTTCGCCGTCGGCGGTCCGAAATGCCTGGTGAAGGTGATCCAGAAACTCTCGGGCCTGCACGTCAACCGGTTCATGGCTGTCGACTTCGCCGGCTTCTCCAAGATGGTGGACGCACTCGGAGGCATCGAGGTGTGCACCACCGAGCCTCTCGAGGACGGCGTTCTGGGCACCGTGCTGGCCAACCCCGGCCGCCAGGTCGTCGACGGCCACACCGCGCTCAACTACGTCCGGGCGCGGCACGTGACCACCGAGGTCAACGGCGATTACGGCCGCATCAAGCGCCAGCAGCTGTTCCTGTCCTCGCTGCTGCGCTCACTGATCTCCAGCGACACCTTCTTTTCGCTGTCGAAACTCAACAACGTGGTGAACATGTTCATCAACGACAGCTACGTCGACAACATGGACACCAAGGACCTGGTCGAGCTCGGGCAGTCGATCCAGGGCGTCTCGGCCGGGCGGATCACGTTCGTCACCGTGCCCACGGTCGGCTATGCCGACGAGTGGGGCAACGAAGTCCCCCGTACCGACGACATGCGGGCGCTGTTCTCGGCGATCATCAACGACGACCCGCTCCCCGAAGAACACAACGCGGACAACACCCCCGTCGATGGCCCCGACTACCTGGCGAATTCGACCAACGGCGACCCCGCCACCGAGCACGGCGAGACGGTCGACGCCATCACCACCGACCCGTCCGCCGTCACCGTGCAGGTGTCGAACTCCACCTCCGAGAGCGGCCTGGCCAACAGTGCCGCCGATGAGCTCCAGAGCCACGGCTTCAACATCACCACACCCGACGACTACCCGGGTCCGCTGACGCGGACCACGGTCTTCTACTCCCCCGGCAACGAGAAGGCTGCCGCGACAGTGGCCTCGTCGTTTGCTGAACCCACCATCGAACGCGTGACCGGCATGGGAGACGTCGTGCAGGTGGTGTTGGGCAGTGACTTCAACGCGGTGGACGCACCTGCCCCGAGCGGCTCCTCCGTCCAGCTGCAGATCATCCACGGCGACGACGACACCCCCGTCTCGCTGCCCGAGGATCTGACAGTCACCAACGCCGCCGACACCAGCTGTGAGTAA
- the dusB gene encoding tRNA dihydrouridine synthase DusB, whose protein sequence is MRIGPIALRSPVVLAPMAGVTNVAFRTLCRELELSRAGTVSGLYVCEMVTARALVERHPVTMHMTTFAPDESPRSLQLYSVDPANTYAAAKMIADEGLADHIDMNFGCPVPKVTRRGGGAALPYKRRLFGEIVRAAVRATEGTDIPVTVKFRIGIDDDHHTHLDAGRIAAEEGAAAVALHARTAAQRYSGSADWEQIAALKAHVTSVPVLGNGDIFDARDALAMMAATGCDGVVIGRGCLGRPWLFAELSAAFTGTAPAAPPNLGEVAQIIRRHGELLAAHFGEDKGMRDIRKHVAWYMHGFPAGADLRRSLALVKTISELDALLDQLDPEVPFPDAANGPRGRQGSPASVSLPEGWLDDPDDCAVPAGAEVMHSGG, encoded by the coding sequence TTGCGGATCGGGCCGATCGCGCTGCGGTCTCCCGTCGTGCTGGCCCCGATGGCCGGAGTGACGAACGTCGCGTTCCGCACCCTGTGCCGAGAACTCGAGTTGAGCCGCGCGGGCACCGTGAGCGGCTTGTACGTCTGCGAGATGGTGACCGCACGCGCGCTCGTCGAGCGGCATCCGGTCACCATGCACATGACCACGTTCGCTCCTGACGAGTCGCCACGGTCGCTACAGCTGTACAGCGTGGACCCGGCAAACACCTACGCCGCGGCCAAGATGATCGCCGACGAAGGCCTGGCCGATCACATCGACATGAACTTCGGCTGCCCGGTACCCAAGGTGACCCGGCGCGGCGGCGGCGCCGCGCTGCCCTACAAGCGGCGACTGTTCGGCGAGATCGTGCGCGCCGCGGTACGCGCCACCGAGGGCACCGACATTCCGGTGACCGTGAAGTTCCGCATCGGCATCGACGACGACCACCACACCCATCTGGATGCCGGCCGCATCGCCGCCGAAGAGGGCGCCGCCGCGGTGGCGCTGCATGCCCGCACCGCGGCTCAGCGGTACTCCGGTTCCGCCGACTGGGAGCAGATCGCCGCGCTGAAGGCCCACGTCACGAGTGTTCCGGTGCTGGGAAACGGTGATATCTTCGACGCTCGTGACGCGCTGGCCATGATGGCCGCGACAGGTTGCGACGGCGTGGTGATCGGCCGTGGCTGCCTGGGGCGGCCGTGGCTGTTCGCCGAGTTGTCCGCCGCGTTCACCGGGACTGCGCCCGCCGCCCCGCCGAACCTCGGCGAGGTTGCGCAGATCATTCGCAGACACGGCGAGTTGCTCGCTGCGCATTTCGGAGAGGACAAAGGCATGCGGGACATCCGCAAGCACGTCGCGTGGTACATGCACGGGTTCCCCGCAGGGGCGGACCTGCGCCGATCCCTTGCCCTGGTCAAGACCATCTCCGAGCTGGACGCGCTGCTCGACCAACTCGATCCGGAAGTGCCGTTCCCCGACGCGGCGAACGGGCCCCGCGGCCGCCAGGGGTCGCCGGCGTCGGTGTCGTTGCCCGAGGGCTGGCTCGACGATCCCGACGACTGCGCCGTACCTGCCGGCGCCGAGGTGATGCACTCGGGCGGCTGA
- the phoU gene encoding phosphate signaling complex protein PhoU, with product MRTAYHEQLDALTNRLAEMCGLAGVAMERATQALLQADLPLAEQVITDHDQIATLSARAEEDAFVLLALQAPVAGDLRAVVSSIQIVADVDRMGALALHVAKIARRRHPQPALPEEVNGYFAEMGRVAVDLGHSAQEVLLTKDPEKAARIREDDDAMDDLHRHLFTVLMDRDWKHGVAAAVDVTLLGRFYERFADHAVEVARRVIFQVTGHNPDEEQLPAAR from the coding sequence ATGCGTACCGCTTACCATGAGCAGCTGGATGCCCTGACCAACCGGCTGGCCGAGATGTGCGGACTTGCGGGGGTTGCCATGGAGCGCGCCACGCAGGCCCTCCTGCAGGCCGATCTGCCCCTGGCCGAGCAGGTCATCACCGACCACGATCAGATCGCGACGTTGAGCGCACGTGCCGAGGAAGACGCCTTCGTACTGCTGGCGCTGCAGGCCCCGGTGGCGGGTGACCTGCGCGCGGTGGTCAGTTCGATCCAGATCGTCGCCGATGTCGACCGGATGGGTGCGCTGGCGCTGCACGTTGCCAAGATCGCGCGGCGGCGTCACCCTCAGCCCGCGCTACCCGAAGAGGTCAACGGTTACTTCGCCGAGATGGGACGCGTTGCGGTGGACCTGGGCCACAGCGCGCAGGAGGTGCTGTTGACCAAGGATCCGGAGAAGGCCGCCCGCATCCGCGAGGACGACGACGCGATGGACGACCTGCATCGCCACCTGTTCACCGTCCTGATGGACCGCGACTGGAAGCACGGCGTCGCCGCGGCGGTCGACGTGACTCTGCTGGGCCGGTTCTACGAGCGCTTCGCCGACCACGCCGTCGAGGTGGCCCGCCGGGTGATCTTCCAGGTCACCGGCCACAACCCCGACGAAGAACAACTTCCCGCCGCCCGCTGA